Proteins co-encoded in one Patescibacteria group bacterium genomic window:
- the pcm gene encoding protein-L-isoaspartate O-methyltransferase codes for MELIKEFVKKGYLKSTNIINAFEEIKRKDFVLSEHFNETEEDRPLSIGHGQTISQPLTVAFMLELLSPNKGDKILDIGAGSGWTAALLAHIVGQQGKVFAIERILELKNFGEKNVNKYKFIDSGQVEFILGDGTKGLPNQSPFDRIHVAAAANNIPSNLINQLAINGKMVIPEGVKSQNIVLIEKIGENKIKKKSFPGFLFVPLIEKNK; via the coding sequence ATGGAATTAATTAAAGAGTTTGTAAAAAAAGGATATCTTAAATCAACTAATATAATTAATGCTTTTGAAGAAATTAAGCGTAAAGATTTTGTTTTGTCTGAGCATTTTAATGAGACAGAAGAGGATAGACCCTTGTCAATTGGTCATGGGCAAACAATTTCCCAGCCACTAACAGTTGCTTTTATGCTTGAACTTTTGAGTCCAAACAAAGGAGATAAGATTTTAGACATTGGAGCGGGGTCTGGATGGACGGCTGCATTATTGGCTCATATTGTTGGCCAACAAGGAAAAGTTTTTGCTATTGAAAGAATATTAGAGCTCAAAAATTTTGGGGAAAAAAATGTTAATAAATATAAGTTTATTGATTCAGGTCAAGTAGAATTTATTTTAGGAGATGGGACTAAGGGACTACCTAATCAATCTCCTTTTGATAGGATTCATGTTGCAGCAGCAGCAAATAATATTCCATCTAATCTCATTAATCAACTTGCGATAAATGGAAAGATGGTTATTCCAGAAGGAGTTAAATCACAGAATATAGTTTTAATTGAAAAAATAGGAGAAAATAAAATTAAGAAAAAAAGTTTTCCAGGATTTCTCTTTGTTCCTTTAATAGAGAAAAATAAATAA